In one Nymphaea colorata isolate Beijing-Zhang1983 unplaced genomic scaffold, ASM883128v2 scaffold0003, whole genome shotgun sequence genomic region, the following are encoded:
- the LOC126409272 gene encoding 30S ribosomal protein S2, chloroplastic produces the protein MTRRYWNIHLEEMMEAGVHFGHGTRKWNPRMAPYISAKRKGIHITNLTRTARFLSEACDLVFDAASRGKHFLIVGTKDKAADSVASAAIRARCHYVNKKWLGGMSTNWSTTETRLQKFRDLRVRAEMGQLSRLPKRDAAILKRQLSHFQTYLGGIKYMTGLPDIVIIIDQQEEYTALRECVTLGIPTICLIDTNCDPDLADIPIPANDDAIASIRLILNKLVSAICQGRSSYIRSR, from the coding sequence ATGACAAGAAGATATTGGAACATCCATTTGGAAGAGATGATGGAAGCGGGGGTTCATTTTGGTCATGGTACTAGGAAATGGAATCCTAGAATGGCACCTTACATCTCTGCAAAGCGTAAAGGTATTCATATTACAAATCTTACGAGAACTGCTCGTTTTTTATCAGAAGCCTGTGATTTAGTTTTTGACGCAGCAAGTAGAGGAAAACACTTCCTAATAGTTGGTACGAAAGATAAGGCAGCTGATTCGGTAGCATCAGCTGCAATAAGGGCTCGGTGTcattatgtcaataaaaaatggCTCGGTGGTATGTCAACGAATTGGTCCACTACGGAAACGAGGCTTCAGAAGTTCAGGGACTTGAGAGTGAGAGCCGAGATGGGGCAACTCAGTCGTCTCCCGAAACGGGATGCAGCAATATTGAAGAGACAATTATCTCACTTTCAAACATATCTGGGCGGTATCAAATATATGACGGGGTTACCCGATATTGTAATCATCATTGATCAGCAAGAAGAATATACGGCCCTTCGAGAATGCGTCACTTTGGGTATTCCAACTATTTGTTTAATCGATACAAATTGTGATCCAGATCTCGCAGATATTCCGATTCCAGCCAACGATGACGCTATAGCTTCCATCCGATTGATTCTTAACAAATTAGTATCCGCAATTTGTCAGGGACGTTCTAGCTATATAAGAAGTCGTTGA
- the LOC126409267 gene encoding DNA-directed RNA polymerase subunit beta'': MEVLMAERADLVFHNKVIDGTAMKRLISRLIDHFGIAYTSHILDQVKTLGFQQATATSISLGIDDLLTTPSKRWLVQDAEQQSLILEKHHHYGNVHAVEKLRQSIEIWYATSEYLRQEMNLNFKMTDPSNPVHIMSYSGARGNASQVHQLVGMRGLMSDPQGQMIDLPIQSNLREGLSLTEYTISCYGARKGVVDTAVRTSDAGYLTRRLVEVVQHIVVRRTDCGSTRGISVSLRKGMTERILIQTLIGRVLANDVYLGLRCIATRNQDIGIGLVNRFMTSRAQPIYIRTPFTCRSASWICRLCYGRSPTHGDLVELGEAVGIIAGQSIGEPGTQLTLRTFHTGGVFTGGTAEHVRAPSNGKIKFNEDLVHPTRTRHGHPAFLCYVDLYVTIESQDIIHSVNIPPKSFLLVQNDQYVESEQVIAEIRAGTSTFHFKERVRKHIYSDSEGEMHWSTGVYHAPEYTHGNVHFLPKTSHLWILSGGPCKSSLVPFSLHKDQDQMNVQSLSVQERSISDFSVNNNRVRHKLFGSDPLARKGRRISDYAAGSERVISKGDGDFIYPAILQENSYLLAKRRRNRFIIPFQYDPEREKELTPHSSTSITVEIPANGILRRNSILAYFDDPRYRRSSSGITKYGIIEVDSIVKKEGLIEYRRPKESRPKYQMKVDRFFVIPEEVHILPGSSSIMVRNNSIIGVDTRITFNTRSQIGGLVRIEKKKKKIELKIFSGGIHFPGETDKISRHIGILIPPGARKKMDKGSKGKNWEGKNWVYVQRITPIKKKYFVSVRPVVTYEIADGINLVTLFPGDMLQEKDNLRLQVVNYILYGDGKPIRGISHTSIQLVRTCLVLNLDQDRKGSIEKVQASSAEVRANDLIRYFIRIELVKSPILYTGKRNDRPGSVIPDTGSYCANTNLFSSKVKIQSLSQHQGTVRTFLNRNKEGQSLIVFSSSNCSRINVSKYHNVTKESIKEKEDTPIPILNLLGPLGTVPKIHNFSPSYHSITHNEILLNKYLILDNNNPKQTFQLLKYYLVDENGRISNANPCSDIIFNLFGSCFLPHDYCEETSTTRIMSLGQFICENVCLSKHGTRIKSGQVIMVYLDSFIIRSAKPYLATRGATVHGDYGEIFYEGDTLVTFIYEKSRSGDITHGLPKVEQVLEVRSIDSISMNLEKRVEGWNEHITGILGIPWGFLIGAELTIAQSRISLVNKIQKVYRSQGVQIHNKHIEIIVRQITSKVLVSEDGMSNVFSPGELIGLLRAERAGRALEEAICYRAVLLGITRASLNTQSFISEASFQETARVLAKAALRGRIDWLKGLKENVVLGGMIPVGTGFKRFVHRSREYNNIPLEIQKKNFFGGEMRDILFHHRELFCSCIPKPKSFHNTSEQPFYAMGSNPIVHKSGFIIS; this comes from the coding sequence ATGGAGGTACTTATGGCAGAACGGGCCGATCTGGTCTTTCACAATAAAGTGATAGATGGAACTGCCATGAAACGGCTTATTAGCAGATTAATAGATCATTTCGGAATAGCCTATACATCACACATTCTGGATCAAGTAAAAACTCTGGGTTTTCAGCAAGCCACCGCTACATCCATTTCATTAGGAATTGATGATCTTTTAACAACACCTTCTAAGAGATGGTTAGTCCAAGATGCTGAACAACaaagtttgattttggaaaagcaCCATCATTATGGGAATGTACATGCGGTAGAAAAATTACGTCAATCAATCGAGATATGGTATGCCACAAGTGAATATTTGAGACAAGAaatgaatcttaattttaagaTGACTGATCCTTCAAATCCAGTTCATATAATGTCCTATTCTGGAGCTAGAGGAAATGCATCTCAGGTCCACCAATTAGTAGGTATGAGAGGATTAATGTCAGATCCCCAAGGACAAATGATTGATTTACCCATTCAAAGCAATTTACGCGAAGGACTTTCTTTAACGGAATATACAATTTCCTGCTACGGAGCCCGCAAAGGAGTTGTGGATACTGCTGTACGAACGTCAGACGCTGGATACCTCACGCGTAGACTTGTTGAAGTAGTTCAACATATTGTTGTACGTAGAACGGATTGTGGAAGTACCCGAGGTATTTCCGTGAGTCTTCGAAAGGGGATGACGGAAAGAATTTTGATCCAAACGCTAATAGGTCGCGTATTAGCAAACGATGTATATCTAGGTCTACGATGCATTGCTACCAGAAATCAAGATATTGGGATTGGGCTTGTCAATCGATTCATGACCTCTCGGGCGCAGCCAATATATATTCGAACTCCCTTCACTTGCCGAAGTGCATCTTGGATCTGTCGATTATGCTATGGTCGGAGTCCCACTCATGGTGACCTGGTTGAATTGGGAGAAGCAGTAGGTATTATTGCGGGTCAATCCATTGGAGAACCAGGGACTCAACTAACATTAAGAACTTTTCATACCGGTGGAGTATTCACAGGTGGTACTGCGGAACATGTACGAGCTCCTtctaatggaaaaatcaaattcaatgagGATTTGGTTCATCCCACACGCACACGTCATGGACATCCTGCCTTTCTCTGCTATGTAGACCTATATGTGACTATTGAGAGTCAGGATATTATACATAGTGTGAATATTCcaccaaaaagttttcttttggttcaaaaTGATCAATATGTGGAATCAGAACAAGTGATTGCTGAGATTCGTGCTGGAACATCCACTTTCCATTTTAAAGAGAGGGTTCGAAAACATATTTATTCTGACTCAGAGGGAGAAATGCATTGGAGTACCGGTGTGTACCATGCACCTGAATATACACACGGTAATGTTCATTTCTTACCCAAAACAAGTCATTTATGGATCTTATCGGGGGGTCCGTGCAAATCCAGTCTAGTGCCTTTTTCACTCCACAAGGatcaagatcaaatgaatgttcaaTCTCTTTCTGTCCAAGAGAGATCCATTTCTGACTTCTCGGTGAATAATAATCGAGTGAGACACAAATTGTTTGGCTCGGATCCCCTGGCGAGAAAAGGGCGAAGGATTTCTGATTATGCAGCAGGATCTGAGCGAGTCATATCCAAAGGTGATGGGGATTTCATATATCCCGCCATTCTCCAAGAGAATTCTTATTTATTGGCGAAGAGGCGAAGAAATAGATTCATCATACCATTCCAATATGATCCGGAACGGGAGAAGGAATTAACGCCTCATTCTAGTACTAGTATCACGGTTGAAATACCCGCAAATGGTATTTTACGTAGAAATAGTATTCTTGCTTATTTCGACGATCCACGATACAGAAGAAGCAGTTCGGGAATTACCAAATATGGCATCATAGAGGTCGATTCAATCGTCAAAAAAGAGGGTCTGATTGAGTATCGAAGACCAAAAGAATCTAGACCGAAATACCAAATGAAAGTAGATCGATTTTTTGTCATTCCCGAAGAAGTCCATATCTTGCCCGGGTCTTCATCCATAATGGTACGGAACAATAGTATCATTGGAGTAGATACACGAATTACGTTTAATACAAGAAGCCAAATAGGTGGATTGGtccgaatagaaaaaaaaaaaaaaaagattgaactgAAAATCTTTTCTGGAGGTATCCATTTTCCTGGAGAAACAGATAAGATATCCCGACACATTGGGATCTTGATACCACcaggagcaagaaaaaaaatggataagggATCAAAGGGGAAAAATTGGGAAGGGAAAAATTGGGTCTATGTCCAACGGATCACAcctatcaagaaaaaatattttgtttcagtACGACCCGTAGTGACATATGAAATAGCTGATGGGATAAATCTAGTAACGCTTTTCCCTGGGGATATGTTACAGGAAAAGGATAATTTGCGACTCCAAGTTGTCAATTATATCCTTTATGGGGATGGCAAACCAATTCGAGGAATTTCCCATACAAGTATTCAATTGGTTCGTACTTGTTTAGTATTGAATTTGGACCAAGACAGAAAAGGTTCTATAGAAAAGGTTCAGGCTTCTTCTGCTGAAGTAAGGGCAAATGATCTGATTCGATATTTCATAAGAATTGAATTGGTGAAGTCTCCTATTTTGTATACCGGAAAGAGGAATGATAGACCAGGTTCAGTGATTCCTGATACTGGGTCATATTGCGCCAATACcaatcttttttcttccaaggtTAAAATTCAATCACTTAGTCAACATCAAGGAACCGTTCGTACATTTCTTAATAGAAATAAAGAAGGCCAATCTCTTATagttttttcatcatctaattgtTCTCGCATCAATGTTTCGAAATATCACAATGTGACCAAAgaatcaattaaagaaaaagaggatacCCCGATTCCAATTCTTAATTTGTTGGGTCCCTTAGGTACTGTacctaaaattcataatttttccccATCTTATCATTCAATAACTCATAATGAGatcttgttaaataaatatttaatactGGATAATAATAATCCAAAACAGACTTTCCAACTACTTAAGTATTATTTAGTGGACGAAAACGGGAGAATCTCTAATGCAAATCCATGCAGTGACATCATTTTTAATCTATTCGGTTCGTGCTTTCTCCCTCACGATTATTGTGAGGAGACATCCACAACCAGAATAATGAGCCTCGGACAGtttatttgtgaaaatgtaTGTCTATCCAAACACGGAACACGCATAAAATCTGGTCAAGTTATAATGGTTTATCTTGACTCTTTCATAATAAGATCAGCTAAACCCTATTTGGCGACCCGAGGAGCAACCGTTCATGGTGATTATGGAGAAATCTTTTACGAAGGAGATACATTagttacatttatatatgaaaaatcgaGATCTGGTGATATAACTCACGGCCTTCCAAAGGTTGAACAAGTGTTAGAAGTTCgttcgattgattcaatatcGATGAACCTAGAAAAAAGGGTTGAAGGTTGGAACGAACATATAACAGGAATTCTTGGAATTCCTTGGGGATTCCTGATTGGTGCTGAACTCACCATAGCGCAAAGTCGTATTTCTTTGGTTAATAAGATCCAAAAGGTTTATCGATCCCAGGGGGTACAGATTCAtaataagcatatagagattatTGTAcgacaaataacatcaaaagtGTTGGTTTCAGAAGATGGAATGTCTAATGTTTTTTCACCCGGGGAACTAATCGGATTGTTGCGAGCAGAACGAGCAGGTCGTGCTTTGGAAGAGGCTATTTGTTACCGAGCCGTCTTATTGGGAATAACGAGAGCATCTCTGAATACTCAAAGTTTCATATCAGAAGCTAGTTTTCAGGAAACCGCTCGAGTTTTAGCAAAAGCCGCTCTCCGGGGTCGTATTGATTGGTTGAAAGGTCTGAAAGAGAATGTTGTTCTGGGGGGGATGATACCCGTTGGTACCGGATTCAAACGATTCGTTCACCGTTCAAGGGAATACAACAACATTCCTTtggaaatacaaaagaagaattttttcgGGGGGGAAATGAGAGATATTCTGTTCCACCACAGAGAattattttgttcttgcatCCCAAAGCCAAAGAGTTTCCATAATACATCAGAACAACCATTCTATGCTATGGGATCTAATCCAATCGTTCATAAGAGCGGATTCATTATTAGCTAA
- the LOC126409273 gene encoding DNA-directed RNA polymerase subunit beta' — translation MNHNFSSMIDQYKHQQLRIGLVSPKQIRAWANKILPNGEIVGEVTKPYTFHYKTNKPEKDGLFCERIFGPIKSGICACGNYRVIGGEKEEPKFCEQCGVESVDSRIRRYQMGYIKLACPVTHVWYLKRLPSYIANLSDKPLKELEGLVYCDFSFARPIAKKPTFLRLRGSFEYEIQSRKYSIPLFFTTQGFDTFRNREISTGATAIREQLADLDLRIIIDRSLVEWKELGEEGSTGNDWEDRKIGRRKDFLVRRMELAKHFLRTNVEPEWMVLSLLPVLPPELRPIIQIDGGKSMSSDINELYRRVIYRNNTLTDLLTTSRSTPGELVMCQEKLVQEAVDTLLDNGIRGQPMRDGHNKVYKSFSDVIEGKEGRFRETLLGKRVDYSGRSVIVVGPSLSLHQCGLPREIAIELFQTFVIRGLIRQHLASNIGLAKSKIREKEPIVWEILQEVMQGHPVLLNRAPTLHRLGIQAFQPILVEGRAICLHPLVCKGFNADFDGDQMAVHVPLSLEAQAEARLLMFSHTNLLSPAIGDPISVPTQDMLMGLYVLTMGNRRGICANRYNPCNPRNYQNERIDHSNYEYRKGKEPYFCSSYDALGAYRQKGIDLYSTLWLRWRLDQRVIASINREVPIEVQYESLGTYHEIYDHYRVVRSVKKGMLCIYIRTTVGHISFYREIEEAVQGFCRSYSYGT, via the exons ATGAatcataatttttcttctatgaTCGATCAGTATAAACATCAACAACTTCGAATTGGATTAGTTTCTCCTAAACAAATACGTGCTTGGGCCAACAAAATCCTACCGAATGGAGAGATAGTTGGAGAGGTGACAAAACCCtatacttttcattacaaaacCAATAAACCGGAAAAAGATGGGTTgttttgtgaaagaatttttgGACCTATAAAAAGTGGAATTTGTGCTTGTGGAAATTATCGAGTGATCGGgggtgaaaaagaagaaccgAAATTTTGCGAACAATGCGGAGTCGAATCTGTTGATTCTCGGATCCGAAGATATCAAATGGGATACATCAAACTAGCATGCCCGGTGACTCATGTGTGGTATTTGAAACGTCTTCCTAGTTATATCGCGAATCTTTCAGATAAACCTCTTAAGGAATTAGAAGGCCTGGTATACTGCG atttttcttttgctaggCCCATAGCTAAAAAACCTACTTTCTTACGATTACGAGGTTCATtcgaatatgaaatccaatccCGGAAATACAGTATCCCACTTTTTTTTACTACCCAAGGCTTCGATACATTTAGAAATCGAGAAATATCTACCGGAGCTACTGCTATCAGAGAACAATTAGCCGATCTGGATTTGCGAATTATTATAGATCGTTCATTGGTGGAATGGAAGGAATTGGGAGAAGAAGGATCAACCGGGAATGACTGGGAAGATAGAAAAATTGGGAGGAGAAAAGATTTTTTGGTTAGACGCATGGAATTGGCTAAGCATTTTCTTCGAACAAATGTAGAACCAGAATGGATGGTTTTGTCCCTATTACCAGTTCTTCCTCCCGAGTTGAGGCCAATCATTCAGATTGATGGGGGTAAATCAATGAGTTCAGATATTAATGAACTTTATAGAAGAGTTATCTATCGGAACAATACTCTTACCGATCTATTAACAACAAGTAGATCTACGCCGGGGGAATTAGTAATGTGTCAGGAAAAATTGGTACAAGAAGCTGTAGATACACTTCTTGATAATGGGATCCGCGGACAACCAATGAGGGACGGTCACAATAAAGTTTACAAGTCGTTTTCAGATGTAATTGAAGGCAAAGAGGGAAGATTTCGCGAGACTCTACTTGGTAAACGGGTCGATTATTCGGGTCGTTCCGTCATTGTGGTAGGCCCTTCgctttcactgcatcaatgTGGATTACCTCGAGAAATAGCAATAGAGCTTTTTCAGACATTTGTAATTCGTGGTCTAATCAGACAACATCTTGCTTCCAACATAGGACTTGCTAAAAGTAAAATTCGGGAAAAAGAACCCATTGTATGGGAAATACTTCAAGAAGTTATGCAGGGGCATCCTGTATTGCTAAATAGAGCACCCACTTTGCATAGATTAGGCATACAGGCGTTCCAACCTATTTTAGTGGAGGGACGAGCTATTTGTTTACATCCATTGGTTTGTAAGGGATTCAATGCGGACTTCGATGGAGATCAAATGGCTGTTCATGTACCTTTATCTTTGGAAGCTCAAGCAGAAGCTCGTTTACTTATGTTTTCTCATACGAATCTCTTGTCTCCAGCCATTGGGGATCCCATTTCCGTACCCACTCAAGATATGCTTATGGGGCTCTATGTATTAACGATGGGGAATCGTAGAGGTATTTGTGCAAATAGGTATAATCCATGTAACCCCAGAAACTaccaaaatgaaagaattgatCATAGTAATTATGAGTATAGGAAAGGGAAAGAACCCTATTTTTGTAGTTCCTACGATGCACTTGGGGCTTATCGGCAGAAAGGGATCGATTTATATAGTACTTTATGGCTACGGTGGCGACTAGATCAACGTGTCATTGCCTCAATAAATAGAGAAGTTCCCATCGAAGTTCAATATGAATCTTTGGGCACTTATCATGAGATTTATGATCACTATCGAGTAGTAAGAAGTGTAAAAAAAGGAATGCTTTGTATATACATTCGAACTACTGTTGGCCATATTTCCTTTTATCGAGAAATAGAAGAAGCCGTACAGGGGTTTTGTCGGTCCTATTCATATGGTACCTGA